From the genome of Streptomyces sp. NBC_01341, one region includes:
- a CDS encoding pyridoxamine 5'-phosphate oxidase family protein: MSVTQRRGRRIMMTDAERDAYLTGRRTCRVATVSAEGRPHVGALWFVWDGTSLWLYSLTRSLRWAQLRQNPGIAVVVDDGVEYGELRGVELTGQAEFVGEVPRTGEDHAELGTPELLFAKKYFGLETLPHDSRHAWIRLTPEAVTSWDFRKLTDV, translated from the coding sequence ATGTCCGTCACCCAGCGCCGCGGCCGCCGGATCATGATGACCGACGCCGAACGGGACGCCTACCTGACCGGCCGGCGCACCTGCCGGGTGGCCACGGTCTCCGCGGAGGGGCGCCCGCACGTCGGGGCGCTGTGGTTCGTGTGGGACGGCACCTCGCTGTGGCTCTACTCCCTCACACGGAGCCTGCGCTGGGCACAGCTACGGCAGAACCCGGGCATCGCCGTCGTGGTCGACGACGGCGTGGAGTACGGCGAGCTGCGGGGCGTGGAGCTCACCGGCCAGGCGGAGTTCGTCGGCGAAGTGCCTCGCACGGGTGAGGACCACGCCGAACTGGGCACACCGGAACTGCTGTTCGCCAAGAAGTACTTCGGTCTGGAGACCCTGCCGCACGATTCCCGGCATGCCTGGATCCGGCTCACCCCGGAAGCCGTCACCTCGTGGGACTTCCGGAAGCTGACCGACGTCTAG
- a CDS encoding Rieske (2Fe-2S) protein has protein sequence MSASQERQVHLGRRTVVAAVGAAGVAAALTACGGSKDGEGSDTVQPAGKGGGEVLARTSDIPEGGGVVFADKGVVVTQPTAGTFKAFSSKCTHQGCAVKGVADGTISCPCHGSTFDATTGKATAGPATQPLPETPIKVADGAIILA, from the coding sequence ATGAGCGCATCGCAGGAGCGTCAGGTCCACCTCGGGCGCCGCACCGTCGTGGCGGCGGTCGGCGCGGCGGGGGTGGCCGCCGCTCTCACCGCGTGCGGCGGCTCGAAGGACGGCGAGGGTTCGGACACGGTACAGCCGGCCGGGAAGGGCGGCGGTGAGGTACTCGCCAGGACGAGCGACATACCCGAGGGGGGAGGGGTCGTCTTCGCCGACAAGGGCGTGGTGGTGACGCAGCCGACCGCGGGCACGTTCAAGGCCTTCTCCTCGAAGTGCACGCACCAGGGATGCGCGGTCAAGGGCGTCGCCGACGGAACGATCAGCTGCCCCTGCCACGGCAGCACCTTCGACGCGACGACCGGAAAGGCTACGGCAGGGCCCGCCACACAGCCGCTGCCGGAGACGCCGATCAAGGTGGCGGACGGCGCGATCATTCTGGCGTAG
- a CDS encoding zinc-binding dehydrogenase: protein MGLARTSDADGPTRAGAAETITDLKGAAGFDAVLDAALLDEVVLPAVRDNGLYAGAFPGREPESERGIGVTSGVIAPDGRRLRELLALTAEGRLEARRAGTVALDGAAQAYQALRDGGQRGRWVWTP, encoded by the coding sequence ATGGGGCTGGCCCGTACTTCCGACGCCGATGGGCCGACCCGGGCGGGGGCCGCTGAGACGATCACCGATCTGAAGGGTGCCGCCGGCTTCGACGCGGTGCTGGACGCCGCGCTACTGGACGAGGTGGTCCTCCCCGCTGTCCGTGACAACGGGTTGTACGCAGGGGCCTTTCCCGGGCGTGAGCCCGAGTCCGAGCGTGGCATCGGAGTCACAAGCGGAGTGATCGCCCCTGACGGCCGACGGCTCCGCGAGCTGCTGGCGCTGACCGCCGAGGGGCGACTGGAGGCCCGTCGCGCTGGCACCGTTGCGCTGGACGGTGCCGCACAGGCCTACCAGGCTCTCCGCGACGGCGGTCAGCGGGGCCGATGGGTGTGGACGCCGTAA
- a CDS encoding DsbA family oxidoreductase, giving the protein MRVEIWTDIACPWCYSGRAAFAKGLAAFEHRDEVEVVQRSYELNPDAKNGNSSYVDVVAKQYGRTNAQQVSREEQAAELARGLGLDFIVGGRRFGNTFDLHRLIHFAKTRGLQDELADLVFRANFGEERSVYDRQTQIDVAVASGLDEAEVVAVLDDPTAFADEVRSDEREAVEVGAQGVPFVVLDRRYSVGGVQSAGAYTKALEQAWANRSAA; this is encoded by the coding sequence ATGCGCGTCGAAATCTGGACGGACATTGCCTGCCCGTGGTGCTACTCGGGCCGGGCCGCCTTCGCCAAGGGGCTCGCCGCCTTCGAGCACCGGGACGAGGTGGAGGTCGTGCAGCGTTCGTACGAACTCAACCCTGACGCGAAGAACGGCAACTCCTCTTACGTCGACGTGGTCGCCAAGCAGTACGGGCGTACCAACGCCCAGCAGGTCTCCCGCGAGGAGCAGGCCGCAGAGCTGGCGAGGGGGCTGGGCCTCGACTTCATCGTGGGCGGACGCCGCTTCGGCAACACCTTCGACCTCCACCGCCTTATCCACTTCGCGAAGACCCGCGGCCTGCAGGACGAGCTGGCGGACCTCGTGTTCCGGGCGAACTTCGGCGAGGAGCGCTCCGTCTACGACCGGCAGACCCAGATCGACGTCGCTGTCGCATCGGGACTCGACGAGGCCGAGGTCGTGGCGGTCCTCGACGACCCGACGGCATTCGCCGACGAGGTCCGGAGCGACGAGCGGGAGGCCGTGGAGGTCGGCGCCCAGGGCGTGCCGTTCGTCGTACTCGACCGGCGATACAGTGTCGGCGGCGTCCAGTCGGCCGGCGCCTACACCAAGGCGCTGGAACAGGCTTGGGCCAACCGGTCCGCCGCCTAG
- a CDS encoding MbtH family protein, whose amino-acid sequence MANPFDDESERFVALVNDEGQYSLWPARLDVPGGWRVEGSEGSRQECLDAIEAAWSDMRPASLVRAMRADAG is encoded by the coding sequence ATGGCCAATCCTTTCGATGACGAATCGGAACGGTTCGTGGCGCTGGTGAACGACGAGGGGCAGTACTCCCTGTGGCCCGCGCGTCTCGATGTCCCGGGCGGGTGGCGCGTCGAAGGCTCGGAGGGGTCGCGTCAGGAGTGCCTGGACGCGATCGAGGCCGCCTGGAGCGACATGCGCCCCGCCAGTCTGGTGCGGGCGATGCGGGCCGACGCGGGATAG
- a CDS encoding cytochrome P450 family protein encodes MNTSPENLAHDTPHRLDPSGGCPHAANARLLAGGAVSSVVLPGEVKGMAVLGHDALREFLSHPDVAKDARHFAALRDGEIPDGWPLKTFATVQGMTTADGADHRRLRSLMSKAFTTRRVEELRPRVEELTASLLDGLEREAMANDGVVDLRRHFALPLPMGVICELLGVDPEHHDRLHHLSSRIVATDIGPAEAMTANREMVDALGAVAAARAEDPRDDLISALIAAREADGDRLGPHELIGTLMLTIIAGHETTLNLITNAVRALCTHRDQLALVREGTASWADVVEETLRWDSPVSYFPFRYPTRDLTIDGTVIPKGTPVLAGYSAAGRDTKAHGPEAGRFDITRDGKARHLSLGHGAHFCMGAPLARVEGATALRQLFARFPALTLAVPDTELPRHASFVGNSVRELPVRVHG; translated from the coding sequence TTGAACACGTCGCCGGAGAACCTCGCGCACGACACGCCGCACCGCCTGGACCCGTCCGGCGGGTGCCCCCACGCCGCCAACGCGCGGTTGCTGGCCGGGGGCGCCGTCTCGTCGGTGGTTCTGCCGGGCGAGGTGAAGGGTATGGCGGTGCTGGGTCACGACGCGCTCAGGGAATTCCTCTCACACCCCGACGTCGCGAAGGACGCGCGGCACTTCGCCGCTCTGCGGGACGGGGAGATCCCCGACGGCTGGCCGCTGAAAACCTTCGCCACCGTGCAGGGAATGACCACCGCGGACGGGGCGGACCACCGGCGGTTGCGATCCCTCATGAGCAAGGCGTTCACCACGCGCCGGGTCGAGGAGCTGCGCCCGCGTGTCGAGGAACTGACCGCGTCGCTGCTGGACGGCCTCGAGCGGGAGGCAATGGCGAACGACGGCGTCGTCGACCTGCGCAGGCACTTCGCCCTGCCGCTTCCCATGGGCGTCATCTGCGAACTGTTGGGTGTCGACCCGGAGCACCACGACAGGCTGCACCACCTTTCCAGCCGGATCGTCGCCACCGACATCGGCCCCGCCGAGGCGATGACCGCCAACCGGGAGATGGTGGACGCCCTCGGCGCCGTCGCCGCCGCCCGGGCCGAGGACCCGAGGGACGACCTGATCAGCGCGCTGATCGCGGCCCGGGAGGCGGACGGCGACCGGCTCGGTCCGCACGAGCTGATCGGCACCCTGATGTTGACCATCATCGCGGGACACGAGACGACGCTCAATCTGATCACCAACGCCGTACGGGCCCTGTGCACCCATCGTGACCAGCTCGCCCTGGTCCGGGAGGGCACGGCGAGCTGGGCGGACGTGGTCGAGGAGACGCTGCGCTGGGACAGCCCGGTCAGCTACTTCCCGTTCCGCTATCCGACCCGCGACCTGACCATCGACGGCACCGTGATCCCGAAGGGGACCCCGGTGCTGGCCGGTTACTCGGCGGCGGGACGCGACACGAAGGCGCACGGCCCGGAGGCCGGACGCTTCGACATCACCCGCGACGGCAAGGCCCGCCACCTCTCGCTCGGCCATGGCGCGCACTTCTGCATGGGGGCTCCACTGGCCCGCGTGGAAGGCGCGACAGCACTTCGGCAACTGTTCGCGCGCTTCCCCGCGCTCACCCTCGCCGTCCCGGACACCGAACTCCCCCGGCATGCCTCGTTCGTGGGGAACAGTGTGCGCGAGCTGCCGGTACGCGTGCACGGCTGA